A genomic region of Candidatus Methylomirabilota bacterium contains the following coding sequences:
- a CDS encoding 3-oxoacyl-ACP reductase family protein has product MAGRVAGKVAIVTGAASGLGRGIALALAAEGARVAVVDLNEAGAKETVEAIAKAGGEAGAWRADISDKGRIDAVVAEVAARWGGVHVLVNNAGLDKVGPFVQSPESDWDLILRVNLKGPIVCTRAVLDVMMRQGGGKIVNIASDAGRVGSTGEAVYSAAKGGIIAFTKTIAREMARHRINVNCVCPGPSDTPLFAEVAAGNPKLAESLKRVIPFGRLGTAEDLAPAVVFFASDESGFVTGQTLSVSGGLTMV; this is encoded by the coding sequence ATGGCCGGACGGGTGGCGGGCAAGGTGGCGATTGTGACGGGTGCGGCCAGCGGTCTCGGGCGCGGGATCGCGCTCGCGCTGGCCGCGGAAGGCGCGCGCGTCGCGGTGGTGGACCTGAACGAAGCCGGCGCCAAAGAGACGGTGGAGGCCATCGCGAAGGCGGGCGGGGAGGCCGGCGCCTGGCGGGCCGACATCAGCGACAAGGGGCGCATCGACGCCGTGGTGGCGGAGGTCGCGGCCCGCTGGGGCGGCGTGCACGTCCTGGTCAACAACGCCGGGCTCGACAAGGTGGGTCCCTTCGTCCAGTCGCCGGAGTCGGACTGGGACCTCATCTTGCGGGTGAATCTCAAGGGCCCCATCGTCTGCACGCGCGCCGTGCTCGACGTGATGATGCGGCAGGGCGGGGGCAAGATCGTCAACATCGCGTCCGACGCCGGGCGCGTGGGCTCGACCGGCGAGGCCGTCTACTCGGCCGCCAAGGGCGGCATCATCGCGTTCACCAAGACCATCGCGCGCGAGATGGCGCGGCACCGCATCAACGTGAACTGTGTGTGCCCGGGTCCCTCCGACACCCCGCTCTTCGCCGAGGTGGCCGCGGGTAATCCGAAGCTCGCGGAGAGCCTCAAGCGCGTGATTCCCTTCGGTCGCCTCGGCACGGCCGAGGACCTGGCCCCTGCCGTGGTGTTCTTCGCCTCGGATGAGTCGGGCTTCGTGACCGGACAGACCCTGTCCGTGTCCGGCGGCCTGACCATGGTGTGA
- a CDS encoding PfkB family carbohydrate kinase: MPPDLVVAGHVTLDVTSGGTRPGGAAYYAALAAHRLGLRVGLLTSFGDDFPPDTIPSDILVAKVDSPRSTTFTLTGTGSSRTLTLGARAADLETDDLPPDWTASPLALLCPVINEVDPALAESLGAASLGVLPQGWMRRREQGGRIVAQPWEEAEAVLAWAQLMVASEEDVTGFREDAVEWLQRVPLGALTAGVRGATLFVNGEPYHVSPDVATAVDDTGAGDVFAATLLTEYHRNGDPWEAAAAAAVASAAAVEGKGASSLLDRAALTTRLAEYRRRRGG; the protein is encoded by the coding sequence GTGCCGCCCGATCTGGTGGTCGCCGGACACGTTACCCTCGACGTGACGTCGGGGGGCACCCGCCCGGGTGGGGCCGCCTATTACGCCGCGCTCGCTGCCCACCGCCTGGGACTGCGGGTGGGCCTTCTGACTTCGTTCGGCGACGACTTTCCCCCGGACACGATCCCGTCGGACATCCTGGTCGCGAAGGTCGACAGCCCGAGGAGCACGACGTTCACCCTGACGGGCACGGGGTCGTCCCGCACGCTGACGCTCGGCGCCCGCGCCGCGGATCTGGAGACCGACGATTTGCCTCCGGACTGGACCGCGTCGCCGCTGGCGCTGCTCTGCCCCGTGATCAACGAGGTCGACCCGGCTCTGGCCGAATCGCTCGGCGCCGCGTCCCTGGGCGTGTTGCCCCAGGGCTGGATGCGCCGCCGCGAGCAGGGAGGCCGCATCGTGGCCCAACCGTGGGAGGAGGCCGAGGCGGTGCTGGCGTGGGCGCAGCTCATGGTGGCGAGCGAGGAGGACGTCACGGGCTTTCGAGAAGACGCGGTGGAGTGGCTGCAGCGGGTGCCGCTGGGCGCCCTCACCGCGGGGGTGCGAGGCGCCACGCTCTTCGTCAACGGCGAGCCCTATCACGTGTCGCCGGACGTTGCCACCGCAGTGGACGACACCGGAGCGGGCGATGTCTTCGCCGCCACGCTCCTGACCGAATACCACCGCAACGGGGATCCCTGGGAGGCCGCGGCGGCCGCGGCGGTGGCCTCGGCGGCGGCGGTCGAGGGCAAGGGCGCCTCGAGCCTCCTCGATCGCGCGGCCCTCACGACGCGCCTGGCCGAGTACCGGCGGCGGCGGGGCGGTTGA
- a CDS encoding acyl-CoA dehydrogenase family protein: MKVFNEQHEMFRQTVRAFVDREVTPHIEEWEGAGQIPKSIWPRMGELGFLGVEYDEKYGGAGADFLTSAVIHEEMARSRCGSLAMAVGVQNDMSSPHLYWTGCEALKEKYLPGVCKGHYLCAIAVTEPGGGSDVAAIKTRAVRDGDYYVLNGAKMFITNGVMADLYFVAARLAGRGAAEGETSNTKDGERDKRHKGISMFLVERDTPGLSVSRKLDKMGMRASDTAELAFQDMRVPAENLLGQEGTGFYEVMRIFQRERLVAGLHCTAGCQRALEDTIAYVQGRHAFDGPLSEKQVVRHKLAELATLIEAGRWLTYAACLKFQGHEDAVREISMVKLFTADMAQRVAYDCVQLHGGYGYMREYPIERFFRDYRLMTIGGGTSEIMKEIIAKQMRL, from the coding sequence GTGAAGGTGTTCAACGAGCAGCACGAGATGTTCCGCCAGACGGTGCGCGCCTTCGTGGACCGGGAGGTCACCCCGCACATCGAAGAATGGGAGGGGGCGGGGCAGATCCCCAAGTCGATCTGGCCGCGCATGGGCGAGCTGGGCTTCCTCGGCGTCGAGTACGACGAGAAGTACGGCGGCGCCGGCGCCGACTTCCTCACCTCCGCGGTCATTCACGAGGAGATGGCCCGCTCGCGCTGCGGCTCGCTCGCCATGGCGGTCGGCGTCCAGAACGACATGTCCTCGCCGCACCTCTACTGGACGGGCTGCGAGGCGCTGAAGGAGAAGTACCTTCCCGGGGTCTGCAAGGGGCACTACCTCTGCGCCATCGCGGTGACCGAGCCCGGTGGCGGGTCCGACGTGGCCGCCATCAAGACCCGCGCGGTGCGCGACGGCGACTACTACGTGCTCAACGGCGCGAAGATGTTCATCACCAACGGGGTGATGGCGGACCTCTATTTCGTGGCCGCGCGCCTCGCAGGGCGAGGCGCAGCCGAAGGCGAGACGAGCAATACGAAGGATGGCGAGCGGGACAAGCGCCACAAGGGCATCTCGATGTTCCTCGTCGAGCGGGACACGCCCGGGCTCTCGGTGAGCCGCAAGCTCGACAAGATGGGCATGCGCGCCTCCGACACCGCGGAGCTCGCCTTCCAGGACATGCGCGTGCCCGCCGAGAATCTCCTGGGTCAGGAGGGCACGGGGTTCTACGAGGTCATGCGCATCTTCCAGCGCGAGCGGCTGGTGGCGGGGCTCCACTGCACGGCCGGGTGCCAGCGGGCGCTCGAGGACACGATCGCCTACGTGCAGGGCCGCCACGCGTTCGACGGGCCGCTGTCCGAGAAGCAGGTGGTGCGCCACAAGCTCGCCGAGCTGGCGACCCTGATCGAGGCGGGGCGCTGGCTCACCTACGCGGCCTGCCTGAAGTTCCAGGGTCACGAGGACGCGGTGCGCGAGATCTCCATGGTGAAGCTCTTCACCGCGGACATGGCCCAGCGCGTGGCCTACGACTGCGTGCAGCTCCACGGCGGCTACGGCTACATGCGTGAGTACCCGATCGAGCGGTTCTTCCGCGACTATCGCCTCATGACCATCGGTGGCGGCACCTCCGAGATCATGAAGGAGATCATCGCCAAGCAGATGAGGCTCTGA